A genomic region of Xyrauchen texanus isolate HMW12.3.18 chromosome 29, RBS_HiC_50CHRs, whole genome shotgun sequence contains the following coding sequences:
- the c29h15orf48 gene encoding normal mucosa of esophagus-specific gene 1 protein: MSGGFLQMLNKRKELIPLIGFVGFAALGAATASIYFLFTKPDVILNKTRNPEPWERLDPSKPQKLITINQQWKPVEELELVKKLTK, encoded by the exons ATGTCTGGTGGATTTCTACAAATGCTTAACAAGAGGAAGGAG TTGATTCCTTTGATTGGGTTTGTTGGTTTTGCTGCACTTGGAGCAGCAACAGCCTCAATTTACTTTTTATTCACCAAACCTGATGTCAT TTTAAACAAGACCAGAAACCCTGAGCCCTGGGAGAGACTCGATCCATCAAAACCACAGAAG CTTATAACTATTAACCAGCAGTGGAAACCAGTGGAGGAACTTGAGCTAGTGAAAAAACTGACAAAATGA